TTCCCAAAAGGAGGGAAAGAAGAAAGCCAAGGGCAGCACGAAACGGCAGCTCATTCCGGCGGCTAACTACAAACAGTCCGTGCGTGACACGTTCACGGATATGGAGAGTGCCGGAGGCGACCTTTATACGATGGCTGAGATATGCCAAAAGTACAATTATACCTACGGACGGTTTTACAACCTCCGTATGCGCTACTCGATACCCTGTATCAAAGCCAACGCTACCAAGTGCTTCCCGAAAGCGGAGGTTGACAAGGCTATGGCTGAGGAAGCGGAACGGCTTGGAAACAACCTGTCGGAGCATTGGTATTCCTGTTTCGACATCATGCGCCTTTTCGGTCTCGGCAAGACCCAAGTCCGCAGGTTCGCGCTTACCCACGGTGTAAGGACGAAGCGCATACACGGCAACCGCCTGTACTATCTCAAAGCCGACTGGGACGCGGCACGGAAGATTGCGGAGCGCAACAGCGCAAGCACGAAAGCCAAGAGAGAGCAGGACAGTGAATCAAGCAACAAATAATACTACAAGGATATGACAAACATCTGCACGAAAGTGACGGTCAGGAAACGACCCATCAAGAACGGTCAGGTATCGCTGTACCTTGACTTCTACCCACCTGTACGGCATCCGAAGACAGGCAAGCCGACAAGACGGGAATATCTCGGCATATACATCTATGCCAATCCCTCGGACAAATTCGAGGCGGAGTTCAACAAGACCATGCTCCGCAATGCCGAGCTTATCAAATGCCGCAGGACCGAAGCCATCATCAACGAGGAGTACGGCTTCCTTGACCGTAACCGGGGCAAGGAGAGCTTTCTTGAATACTTCCGCTCAAAGATGGCGGACGATGACAATTTCAGGAACTGGAACACCGCCTACAAACACTTTGAAAAGTATTGCTGCGGAAGCTGCACCTTCGATGACCTGACACTTGAATACTGCCAGGGATTCCTTACCTACCTGCTGTCGCTCACCACCCAGACCAAAGGAAAGATGATGGCTTCGACCGCCAACAACAACCTTAACAAGCTGAAATGCGTTCTCCGCATCGCCTACGAGGAAAGACGGATAAAGGAGAACATCGCCCCACGGCTGAAACACGCCAAGGAAGCCAGTACAAGGCGTGAGTTCCTGACGCTTGAAGAGGTCAGGATGCTTGCGGATACCCCTTGCGAGAAGCCTGTCATACGGAGCGCCGCACTGTTCTCCTGCCTTACGGGACTGCGTATCAGTGACATCATACGCTTACAGTGGGAGAACATCATAAAGGGGGCTGACGGTGGATGGTGTATGCACATCGTTACCAAGAAGACAAGGACGGAAGCCGTGCTGCCGCTTTCGGATGAAGCACTCGCACTGTGCGGAGAACGCACAGAGGGACAGGTGTTCAAGGGGCTGACGCAGACCATACTTCCTCTCTATCTCAAAGACTGGATTAAGTCCGCCGGGATAACGAAGCACATCACGTTCCACGGGTTCAGGCACACATACGCAACCCTGCAACTCGCCGCCGGAACAGACCTCTACACCATATCAAAGATGCTCACTCACAGCAATGTGGGAACGACACAGGTCTATGCCGATGTCGTTAGCGACCTGAAGCGCAAGGCATCCGAACAGATTACACTCAAACAGCAATAAACACACAACAGTATATGAACAACATAACATTTGAACAACTGCCGCAGGCGGTCTCCATGCTGATTGAAAAGGTGGGGCTGCTCACCGACAAGGTGGAGAAAGTGCTCGGCATGACACCGCAGCAGCATGGCGAGTGTCGCACCCTGCTTACCCTTAATGAAGTCGCGGCACTTCTCGGCAAATCGGCATCCACCATCTATGCCATGACTTCCGACAAGCGTATCCCGTACCACAAGCGGGGCAACAAGCTCTATTTCTTCCAAAATGAAATCATCGCATGGATTGAACAGGGAGGGACTTCGGGAGTAGCCAGCGAGAGCGAGATTGAAAGACGGCTTGAGGAACTGCGCAACAGTAAGAAGCGCAAGCCGGGAGCGTTGACGGACGGCAACAGCCGGATGTCCGCAGTAGCACCATAATGTCACAGTCTATGAGCAACGAGATACAGAACATACACTACTGCATCATACTCTCATCCGGACAGTGGGATTTTCTTTTGGAAGGCAGGTTTTCCCCTCTCAGGCAAAAGTGCCTCTACCGCCTGATGAACGGAGCTGTGCGGACAAGAACCGCTTATAAAATCAAGGGCATTGATATTGTTTTGGAGGTGGGTCAGGTGGCGGCTTCCGATGTGGAATTAGCGAAGTTTTTGGACTGCAACCGTAAGACGGTCGGCAAGCTCATCGACAGTTTCAACCGCCTCGGTATGCTGACCACCCGGACCAACAACCGCACTTCCGTTCATTCTCTGCATTTTCTCACAGGATGGTATGTCGGAGGTGTCCTTATTACTAATCCCCATTATATCAGACCTTCGGCTGCCGCCAAAGGACAGACGGGCGAGGTGCGGACACCTGTTTCCGACAGTCTGCCGTCAGAGGATGAACCGGGAGGCGCAGCCGTTGACTGCCACACAAGAGGGAAGAAAACGGACAGCTTGGCGACAGGCGCGGCATCCCTTTCTTCTTCCCTTCTTTTGTCAGGCAGTTCCAATTCGTCAGCCGATGTGCATGACGGCGGTAGCCATAATCCGCCCTCCGATATGTTCATGGCGGACACAGCCGCAAATTCGCATATCATAGACAGTGATGACATGGCATCCGGCGGGAACGGCACAGGAAGCCACAGCGAGGCGCAGGACGGCACGGACGGAGGCAGGGTAACTCCGGGCATAGGCTCGGCAGGTCGGGAAGTGCAGGGCGCGGTTTTGAGTGGTACTCAGTTGTCGTGGGGTGACTGACTGGGCTTGCCCAGATATGGCCCATTAGCCAATGTATGCAAAAGAAGGGAAAATAAAAGCGGAGAAAATCTATATAAATGCTGATTATTAGATGCTTCCGTAAATCAGATGATTTCTGATACATTCCTTAAAAATCACTATTATTCTTCATTTTTGTTACCTAAAACGATACTCATTTGCGGATTATTTCGTACCTTTGCAGGTGAATATAAGACACTGAAGGACAATGGGAAGAAAAAGGAAATCACTGGTGGAGAAATCCCCGTTCAAGTTACGCCGCCGCAAACTGGCAGACGGACGCATGTCCCTGTTCCTCGACCGCAGCGTGGACGGCGGGCACGAGTACGAGTTCCTGCAACTCTACCTCCTGCCCGAAACCTCTTCTACAGCGAAGCGTCAGAACGCGCGCACACTCCGGGATGCGGAAGAAATCTTGCAAGCGAGAACCGAAGCCCTGTTGAATGCAAAAGCCCAAATGGAACTTGCCGGTTCCGGTATGGGGATGCTACTTTCGGACTGGCTTCAAACTTGTTATGACAACCACGAAAAACGGGGTTTAAGAGACATGGGTAGCATCAGCAACGTGAAAAAGGCTTTGCATATGTTCCGTCCTGACACCCGCCTTTCGGATATTGACAGGCAGTTCTGCCTTGACATGATTGACTGGTTCCGCAACACATACAAGCACCGCCTGACAGGGAAGCCCGTCAGCGCGAGAACCGCAGACACCTATTGCCAGACTTTCCGCACCATGCTCAACGAAGCGGTACGCGAAGGACTCATAGACAAGAACCCGTGGAACAGACTTGAGACCATCGAGAAGATAAAGAAGCCGGAAAGCAAGCGTGAATATCTGACTATTGACGAGATACGGAGCATGATTACCACGGACTGCCCCAACGAACTTGTGAAGAGGGCTTATCTGTTCTCCTGTTTTACAGGTCTTCGCATCAGCGATATCAGAAACCTCAAATGGGGTGATGTTTATACCGAGAACGGGCAGACATTCGTTTCGGTCGTGATGAAGAAGACCACCAAGCCGTTATACATTCCCCTGTCAGGACAGGCATTGAAATGGATGCCCGAAAAAGGAGATAGCACCTTTGATGATTATGTGTTCGGCAACCTCGTCAATTACGGTAACGTGAACGAGAACCTGAAAAAGTGGGCGGAGGCGGCAGGAATCAGGAAGCATATCTCCTATCATACAAGCAGGCACTCCTTCGCAACGATGATGCTCACCCTCGGAGCGGACTTGTACACCGTGTCGAAACTGCTGGGACACAGCTCGGTCAAGCACACCCAGATATACGCGAGGATAATCGACCGGAAGAAGGACGAGGCGGTGAACCTTGCGGATTCCGTATTCTGAAATCATAAATCGTAATACCTTATTATATTATTATATATGGCGGCAAACGGCAAAAAGACAAAACTGAAGGAACCGGTGAAGGTGCGCACCAAGAAACTTGCGGACGGTTCCGAGTCATACTATCTTGACATCTATGTGGACGGCAAGAGGCAGTACGAGTTCCTTAAGCTCTACCGCCTTCCCGAAATCAATGCCCGTGTCAAGGAACAGAACAGGGCCACACTGGCGGCTGTGGAGACCATCAAGTCAAAACGGATAATCGAACTGACCAACAACAAGGCCGGACTGAAGAACACATCAGGCAGGTCAAAGATGCTGCTGTCGGACTGGATGCGGACATTCTATGAGGAACAAAAACGCAGAGGTGTGAGAGGCGTGAAACTGTTGGGTACGGTGTCTAACCTTGTTTCTACTTATATAGGAAAGAACAAGGTGCGCATGGGTGACATCGACAAGAACTTCTGTGTTGCCTTCATCCGCTGGCTCCAGTCCGAATACAAGACCACGTGGGGCAATCCGCTGAGTCCGAAAAGCATGTCGGATTATGTCGGCTACTTCAGCACGGCATTGAACGCGGCGGTCAGGGCTGACATCATTCCCGAAAACCCGTTCATGTCGCTTACCCCGACCGAGCGCATCAAGGTGCCGGAGAGCAAGCGTGAGTTCCTTACCGTGGACGAGATAAAGACCCTTATAGCGACGGAATGTCCGAGGGAGGATGTGAAACGTGCTTATCTTTTCGCCTGCTATTGTGGTCTGAGGCTCAGTGACATTTACGCACTCCGCTGGCGTGACTTGTCCAAAGATGGGGAACAGTGGCGCGCGTCTGTCGTGATGCAGAAAACCACGACCCCGATATTCCTTCCCCTTTCCTCGCAGGCGATGAAATGGATTCCTGAACGTGGCGATGCCCCGGATGACGGCAAGGTGTTTGACGGGCTGATTGCCGAACCCAACATAAACAAGGTGCTGGCAAAGTGGGTGAAAGCGGCCGGTATCACCAAGAAAATCACCTACCACACGTCGAGGCACAGCTTCGCAACGATGATGCTGACATTGGGCGCAGACCTTTATACCACGAGCAAGCTGCTCGGCCACTCCAACGTGAAAACGACCCAGATATACGCTAAAATCGTTGACAGCAAGAAGGTTGAAGCTGTCAATCTGGTCGATGGCGTATTTGACTGATATACTGAGTTTCTACCTTATAATACAATTTGTTTAGTGATAAAGTAGCAACTCAGCATACAAATATATGCTGAGATATTACCTTATCTTATAAAATTTCACCGATAAGGTAAAAAGTCAGCATAAAACATTCTTTTTTACGATTAAAAATCAGTACCTTTGCAAAATCAATGGAAAAGTTATGCAAGATAGACTGATATCCCGAAACAGAGAGTGTGAAGAACTGCAGCGGTGCTTGGATTCCGACAGATCTGAGTTTGTAATCGTCAGCGGTCGCCGACGTATCGGCAAGACATATCTTATAGACAAGTTTTTTAACTACAAATATGACTTTACTTTTGTTGGTGAACATAAGACACCGGCAAAGATACAGTTACAGGATTTTATGAGAGCCATAGAACGGCATTCCAAAAAGAAACAGCCGAAAGTAGCCAATTGGTACGAGGCTTTCAATGCGCTCGCCGACTATCTCGAAAAACTTCCAAGCAAACGGAAAAAGGTTGTTTTCATAGATGAAATGCCGTGGATGGACACCCAACGTTCCAATTTTGTCAGTGCATTGGAGAATTTCTGGAACGGATGGGGGAACCGACGTACCGACATAGTGTTCATCGCGACCGGATCGGCAACATCTTGGATGGCTGACAAGATAGGAGGCAATCAGGGCGGATTGCACGCCCGTATCACATGCAACCTGCATCTTTCTCCATTCACCTTGCATGAAACAGAAGAGTATCTGAGGCAAAGAAACTGCCAATGGGACAGATACCAAATACTCCAATGTTATATGATATTTGGCGGAACACCTTTTTATCTGAGCCTACTGAATGTTTCGGACAGTCTTGCACAGAATATAGACCGCCTGATATTCGCGGAAGGCGCACAGCTCCGGGGTGAGTTCGATGAACTCTATACAGCGTTGTTTGCCAAGGCCGACACTTATATTTCAGTCGTTAGACTGTTGTCGGAAAACAAATTAGGTCTGACACGTGAGGACATTCTCCGTATGACCGGCATTGAAGGTGCTTTTCTGAGCAAAATATTGAGAAATCTTGAACGCTGCGATTTTATCACACGGCTGTCCCATTACGGGAACAAAACACGAGACAGTCTGTTCAGACTTACCGACTTTTTTACATTGTTCTATTATAAGTTCATTGAACCCAATAATACAAAAGACGGATTGTGGTGGAGCAATAACCTTGATTCACGAAGTGTGTCAGCATGGATGGGACTAAGTTTTGAGCTTGTTTGCCTGAATCATCATAGGCAAATTAAAACTGCATTGGGCATCGCCGGAGTTGGAACTGCCATTTCTACATGGCGAAGCAAGGCTGACAAAGGCGATGGTATACCCGGCTTTCAGATAGACATGATTATTGAACGTGCAGACCGCATAATTCATTTGTGTGAAATGAAGTTTAGTACAGATCTATACGGTATTACAACAAGTTATGAGATGAAACTCCGTGAACGTATGGGTTTGTTCCGTATGGCGACAAAAAACAAGAAAACACTAGTAAACACATTTGTCACAACCTACGGCGTGGCCAATGCTAAAAACAAAAGTATAGTTCACAGCGAGGTGACAATGGATGACCTTTTCAATTCCTGATGATTATGATGATACAACAGATAACACAACGGCTGCAAGAGGTAAATAACTTGCTTGCCACTTGTAAGCAGGACAGCATCACCTTTGAACAGGCTTTGCTGCTATCCCTGTTCTACAAGGATTTCAATGAGACAAACCAAATAGTGACAGAGGCGGCTGCGATGTTCCATGACGATGCGGAACAGTTGAACGAGATTTCCTTTTCCCTTTTTTCGAAGGCAGAAAAATTCCTGTCATTAGATAATTTAGGATTGCAGTCCGTGGATTTTGAGGGCATCTTCAATGACCACTTAAAACCCTATGAGGCAAAGTATGAGGAAGCGAAAGATATTTCCACCGGACTGTGGCGCGAGTATTCGGCAATGAGCAACCGGCTGGATTTCCTGCCGCTCGACTCTGAGGATTACAAGTCGCTTGACCCTTTGTGCGATGCAAAGAAAGCGGAATACGACACAGCCCACGCGCGTGTGAACCTTTTATATAATGAGTTACAGCAGGAGCGTGACCGAACTTTCTGCGTGTATTGTTTCAAGCCGGTGTTCCTTTCCGTGCTGGTCGAGAGACTGAAAGGCATTTCGGGAAGCATCATCAGCGACATTAGACGGATGAAGGGGGACGCGCATGAGTGACGGCATCCTGTTCAAAGACACATCCGCATGGATGGACACCGTTGACCTTGCCTTGTGCCTGTTCATCTACGAGGTCTGCAACGACTGCCAGTTCGGACATCTTTCCGGCTCCGACTTCGTGAACTTCATGAACCTGAAGCCGACGGTGCAGCCTGTCACCGTGCGTCCGAAAGAGAACCTGCGCATCTGCTACATGGTGTTGTCCGTATCGCAGACCGTCAAGCCGCGTGAGCGTGGAAAACAGTGGGCGGAAGATTTCCTGCAACGTTGCGGAATATCCAAGTCATATTACGACAAGCACCGCAACGATGTGTGCGCGCAAGGCGCGACAAGAGAGAACCGGGAATACCGCAAATCCATCGACAATGCCATCGAAAAAGCCCGGCAACTGAACCGTACCCCATAACAGCCCGCCGGTTCCCCATCTGACATAACACAAGAAGATTACGGCAATGCGCCATACCGCTGAATACCAGTAGTATGGCGCATTGCTGTCTTATGCACTTTCCCCATTCGGGCCACATTGCGCCACTTCAAGTCCAAAGTAACTTTGCAAGCGAAACATAAGGCATAAAACAGCAGAAACGCAAGGTGTTATGCTGAATGGCAACAGGAATAAAAACAAATTGAAAGCGATATGGAAACAGAAAGAAACCTACTCACCACCACCGAGGCTGCAAAGTACCTCGGACTCAAGCCGAGCTATCTCTACAAACTGATGATGCGCCGTGCAATCCCTTATTACAAGCCCAACGGCAAACTGTGTTTCTTCTCGAAGGCAGACCTTGACACATGGCTGACAAACATCCGTGTCAAGTCACAGGCGGAAATTGACAGCGATGCCGCGCAGTATCTTGTAAACCGCTGTACGGACAAGTAACGAACATTCAAATGAAATTCAAACATCAATCAAGCAGTATTCAAAAACCATTTAAACCATTTCAGTATGAACAATGAAAACAATGTGTCGCAGGTGAACAGCAATGTTTCCGCGCAAAAGGACAACAGCGGAAAAAACAATGGCAGACAGCCCCGCGCAAGAGGCGAACTCAAGGCGGAGTTCGCCCATGTACTTGCATTCCTCAACTCTTGTACACTTTATCAGGCGGACGCCGTACGTGTCATGGTAAGCCATGCCACGGGCAACGGCAAGTATGAGGACATCGATCCGGCTGACAGGCTGGCAGTAAACCGGTTCCTGAACCACGGCATGAACAAGACCAACACCCT
The nucleotide sequence above comes from Duncaniella freteri. Encoded proteins:
- a CDS encoding helix-turn-helix domain-containing protein — translated: METERNLLTTTEAAKYLGLKPSYLYKLMMRRAIPYYKPNGKLCFFSKADLDTWLTNIRVKSQAEIDSDAAQYLVNRCTDK
- a CDS encoding helix-turn-helix domain-containing protein, producing MDRQIKHNLTGQPDYGWGMTDKPFLTIGEVADILQVSSRTVYNLIYKGTLRACRLTYHITIITKEDFFMMIRETTYCKRSVSIFAKQGKKTKKKMNEDIQNSEKDLSQKEGKKKAKGSTKRQLIPAANYKQSVRDTFTDMESAGGDLYTMAEICQKYNYTYGRFYNLRMRYSIPCIKANATKCFPKAEVDKAMAEEAERLGNNLSEHWYSCFDIMRLFGLGKTQVRRFALTHGVRTKRIHGNRLYYLKADWDAARKIAERNSASTKAKREQDSESSNK
- a CDS encoding site-specific integrase, which gives rise to MAANGKKTKLKEPVKVRTKKLADGSESYYLDIYVDGKRQYEFLKLYRLPEINARVKEQNRATLAAVETIKSKRIIELTNNKAGLKNTSGRSKMLLSDWMRTFYEEQKRRGVRGVKLLGTVSNLVSTYIGKNKVRMGDIDKNFCVAFIRWLQSEYKTTWGNPLSPKSMSDYVGYFSTALNAAVRADIIPENPFMSLTPTERIKVPESKREFLTVDEIKTLIATECPREDVKRAYLFACYCGLRLSDIYALRWRDLSKDGEQWRASVVMQKTTTPIFLPLSSQAMKWIPERGDAPDDGKVFDGLIAEPNINKVLAKWVKAAGITKKITYHTSRHSFATMMLTLGADLYTTSKLLGHSNVKTTQIYAKIVDSKKVEAVNLVDGVFD
- a CDS encoding AAA family ATPase, which gives rise to MQDRLISRNRECEELQRCLDSDRSEFVIVSGRRRIGKTYLIDKFFNYKYDFTFVGEHKTPAKIQLQDFMRAIERHSKKKQPKVANWYEAFNALADYLEKLPSKRKKVVFIDEMPWMDTQRSNFVSALENFWNGWGNRRTDIVFIATGSATSWMADKIGGNQGGLHARITCNLHLSPFTLHETEEYLRQRNCQWDRYQILQCYMIFGGTPFYLSLLNVSDSLAQNIDRLIFAEGAQLRGEFDELYTALFAKADTYISVVRLLSENKLGLTREDILRMTGIEGAFLSKILRNLERCDFITRLSHYGNKTRDSLFRLTDFFTLFYYKFIEPNNTKDGLWWSNNLDSRSVSAWMGLSFELVCLNHHRQIKTALGIAGVGTAISTWRSKADKGDGIPGFQIDMIIERADRIIHLCEMKFSTDLYGITTSYEMKLRERMGLFRMATKNKKTLVNTFVTTYGVANAKNKSIVHSEVTMDDLFNS
- a CDS encoding helix-turn-helix domain-containing protein, which encodes MNNITFEQLPQAVSMLIEKVGLLTDKVEKVLGMTPQQHGECRTLLTLNEVAALLGKSASTIYAMTSDKRIPYHKRGNKLYFFQNEIIAWIEQGGTSGVASESEIERRLEELRNSKKRKPGALTDGNSRMSAVAP
- a CDS encoding site-specific integrase, which gives rise to MGRKRKSLVEKSPFKLRRRKLADGRMSLFLDRSVDGGHEYEFLQLYLLPETSSTAKRQNARTLRDAEEILQARTEALLNAKAQMELAGSGMGMLLSDWLQTCYDNHEKRGLRDMGSISNVKKALHMFRPDTRLSDIDRQFCLDMIDWFRNTYKHRLTGKPVSARTADTYCQTFRTMLNEAVREGLIDKNPWNRLETIEKIKKPESKREYLTIDEIRSMITTDCPNELVKRAYLFSCFTGLRISDIRNLKWGDVYTENGQTFVSVVMKKTTKPLYIPLSGQALKWMPEKGDSTFDDYVFGNLVNYGNVNENLKKWAEAAGIRKHISYHTSRHSFATMMLTLGADLYTVSKLLGHSSVKHTQIYARIIDRKKDEAVNLADSVF
- a CDS encoding site-specific integrase, with the protein product MTNICTKVTVRKRPIKNGQVSLYLDFYPPVRHPKTGKPTRREYLGIYIYANPSDKFEAEFNKTMLRNAELIKCRRTEAIINEEYGFLDRNRGKESFLEYFRSKMADDDNFRNWNTAYKHFEKYCCGSCTFDDLTLEYCQGFLTYLLSLTTQTKGKMMASTANNNLNKLKCVLRIAYEERRIKENIAPRLKHAKEASTRREFLTLEEVRMLADTPCEKPVIRSAALFSCLTGLRISDIIRLQWENIIKGADGGWCMHIVTKKTRTEAVLPLSDEALALCGERTEGQVFKGLTQTILPLYLKDWIKSAGITKHITFHGFRHTYATLQLAAGTDLYTISKMLTHSNVGTTQVYADVVSDLKRKASEQITLKQQ